AAAATAGAAGGCCAGTTGCTTTACTCGGCCAAGGGTCTTGAAATAGCCGAAAGGTATTTTCCTGTATCGCTCTCTGAATGGAAAACAGAAAATCCACAACCTGCAAAAATATTCGTCGAAAAGCCAAGCTTGAAATGTAAGGTATGCGAAAAGGAGCTTTTCGATCAAGAAGATAAGGGTGTAATAACGCTTTGGTCGAGAATACGAACTGATTATGAAAATGAAAAAGAGCACTTTGATCACGTATTCTGGACGTGCAGAGGGCATTGTGATTCCGAACTTTCTGCTTATACAAGGAAAAATAACAGCAACTTGATAGATAAGTGGGAAGATATATCTGATGTCATGATGCCCACAATATTTATTAAATGGGTTATGAGCATCATGAATGAACAGCGAGCTGGAGTGATCTATTCGGATGAAGCTTTTGAAAACCTGAAAGAGTTTCTTATTCAAGTGTTTCCACATGTGTCTCGTCATCTCACAAACACAGAATTA
This genomic window from Prosthecochloris marina contains:
- a CDS encoding restriction endonuclease, producing MAVLDFKEIPEAHKASGRQDTFELFARDFLSFMGYKIITDPDRGADSGVDLIVEEKRNGVGGETIIRWLVSCKHKAFSGNSVSPADDANIRDRVEAHDCQGFLGFYSTLASTGLSTNLEGMKGKIEYQVFDREKIEGQLLYSAKGLEIAERYFPVSLSEWKTENPQPAKIFVEKPSLKCKVCEKELFDQEDKGVITLWSRIRTDYENEKEHFDHVFWTCRGHCDSELSAYTRKNNSNLIDKWEDISDVMMPTIFIKWVMSIMNEQRAGVIYSDEAFENLKEFLIQVFPHVSRHLTNTELERVKSLGMIPSYLGGLGYEG